A portion of the Anoxybacillus gonensis genome contains these proteins:
- the gpmI gene encoding 2,3-bisphosphoglycerate-independent phosphoglycerate mutase — translation MSKKPVALIILDGFALREETFGNAVAQAKKPNFDRYWNEYPHATLTACGEAVGLPEGQMGNSEVGHLNIGAGRIVYQSLTRVNIAIREGEFERNETFLAAMDHVKKNGTNLHIFGLLSDGGVHSHINHLFALLKLAAKEGVKHVYIHGFLDGRDVGPQTAKTYIQQLNEQIAQIGVGEIATLSGRYYSMDRDKRWERVEKAYRAMVYGEGPSYRDPLACIDDSYANGIYDEFVLPSVIVREDGSPVATIQDNDAVIFYNFRPDRAIQISNTFTNDDFRSFDRGPKHPKNLFFVCLTHFSETVKGYVAFKPTNLDNTLGEVLSQNGLKQLRIAETEKYPHVTFFMSGGREEKFPGEERILIDSPKVATYDLKPEMSAYEVTEALLKEIEADKFDAIVLNYANPDMVGHSGMLEPTIKAVEAVDECLGKVVDAIIAKGGIAIITADHGNADEVLNPDGSPNTAHTTNPVPVIVTKKGITLRQDGILGDLAPTMLDLLGLQQPKEMTGKTLIQK, via the coding sequence ATGAGCAAAAAACCAGTAGCATTAATTATTTTAGACGGATTTGCTCTTCGTGAAGAAACGTTTGGTAACGCGGTTGCACAAGCGAAAAAGCCAAACTTTGATCGATATTGGAATGAATATCCACATGCGACGTTAACGGCGTGCGGTGAAGCGGTTGGACTTCCTGAAGGACAAATGGGGAACTCGGAAGTTGGCCATTTAAATATCGGGGCCGGTCGCATTGTGTACCAAAGCTTAACGCGCGTCAACATCGCCATTCGTGAAGGCGAATTTGAGCGCAACGAAACGTTTTTAGCAGCGATGGATCATGTGAAAAAGAATGGAACGAATTTGCACATTTTCGGACTTCTTTCAGACGGCGGCGTGCATAGCCATATTAATCATTTGTTCGCCCTCTTGAAGCTAGCAGCAAAAGAAGGCGTCAAACATGTGTATATTCACGGCTTTTTAGACGGACGCGACGTCGGTCCACAAACAGCGAAAACGTATATTCAACAGTTAAATGAACAAATTGCACAAATTGGTGTTGGCGAAATCGCTACGCTATCTGGTCGTTATTATTCCATGGACCGCGACAAACGTTGGGAGCGCGTAGAAAAAGCGTATCGCGCGATGGTGTATGGCGAAGGTCCATCATACCGTGATCCGCTTGCGTGCATCGATGATTCTTACGCAAATGGCATTTATGACGAATTCGTCTTGCCATCTGTTATCGTTCGTGAAGATGGATCACCAGTCGCGACGATTCAAGATAACGATGCGGTCATTTTTTACAACTTCCGTCCTGACCGTGCGATTCAAATTTCAAATACGTTTACGAACGATGATTTTCGTTCATTTGATCGCGGACCGAAACATCCGAAAAACTTGTTTTTCGTATGCTTAACACACTTTAGTGAAACAGTAAAAGGGTACGTGGCATTTAAGCCAACGAACCTTGATAATACGCTCGGTGAAGTATTATCACAAAACGGGTTAAAGCAATTGCGTATTGCAGAAACGGAAAAATATCCACATGTTACTTTCTTCATGAGCGGCGGTCGTGAAGAAAAGTTTCCTGGCGAAGAGCGCATTTTAATTGACTCGCCAAAAGTGGCAACATACGACTTAAAACCAGAAATGAGCGCATACGAAGTGACAGAAGCGCTATTAAAAGAAATTGAAGCGGACAAATTCGATGCGATCGTTTTAAACTACGCAAATCCTGATATGGTTGGCCACTCTGGGATGTTAGAACCGACAATTAAAGCAGTTGAAGCGGTCGACGAATGTTTAGGAAAAGTTGTTGATGCAATCATCGCTAAAGGCGGTATTGCGATCATTACGGCAGACCACGGAAATGCAGATGAAGTATTAAATCCAGATGGCAGCCCAAATACGGCGCACACGACAAATCCGGTGCCGGTCATCGTCACGAAAAAAGGCATTACGCTTCGCCAAGACGGTATTTTAGGCGACTTAGCGCCAACGATGCTCGATTTACTCGGCTTACAACAACCAAAAGAAATGACAGGAAAAACGTTAATTCAAAAATAA
- the secG gene encoding preprotein translocase subunit SecG, protein MHTFLVTLLVIVSIGMIAVVLLQSGRSAGLSGAITGGAEQLFGKQKARGIDAVLHRVTVVLAVLFFVLTVAVTYFEL, encoded by the coding sequence ATGCATACGTTTCTTGTTACGTTGCTTGTTATTGTTTCGATCGGAATGATTGCGGTTGTTTTATTGCAATCCGGTCGAAGCGCAGGGCTTTCGGGTGCGATTACAGGCGGGGCTGAACAATTGTTCGGCAAACAGAAAGCACGCGGGATTGATGCGGTGTTGCACCGTGTGACTGTTGTTCTTGCCGTGTTGTTTTTCGTATTAACAGTAGCTGTCACTTATTTTGAACTGTAA
- the rnr gene encoding ribonuclease R, which translates to MKEKLLAFMRDEAYKPLTVQELEEAFHITDAAEFKELVKTLVALEEEGLIVRTRSNRYGLPEKMNLIRGKVTGHAKGFAFVVPEDPTLDDIFIPPSELKNAMHGDTVLVRVNGQATGARQEGTIVRIIERGITEVVGTYTESKNFGFVIPDDKKIVNDIFIPKHAANGAVEGHKVVVRLTTYPEGRISAEGEVIKILGHKNDPGVDILSIIHKHGLPLQFPEDVLEHANSIPDTISEEEIKDRRDLRNEMIVTIDGEDAKDLDDAVTVTKLENGNYKLGVHIADVSHYVTEGSPIDREAYERGTSVYLVDRVIPMIPHRLSNGICSLNPKVDRLTLSCEMEINDRGEVVQHEIFQSVIRTTERMTYSDVNRILVDKDEALREKYAPLVPMFELMAELADILRNKRMKRGAIDFDFKEAKVLVDENGKPYDVVLRERSVAERLIEEFMLAANETIAEHFHWMNVPFIYRVHEDPKPEKLQRFLEFITNFGYIVKGTGNQIHPRALQEVLEAVRGEPEEMVVSTVMLRSMKQARYDAESLGHYGLSTEFYTHFTSPIRRYPDLIVHRLIRTYLIHGQIDEQTQQKWAEKLPEIAEHTSNMERRAVEAERETDDLKKTEFMEDKIGMEFDGIISSVTNFGLFVELPNTVEGLVHVSYLTDDYYHYDEQHYAMIGERTGKVYRIGDQITVRVIHVNKEERIVDFEIVGMKGRKNKQPKASPVVIEGKRRKKKEEEPWPTKKTKKKKKFYEDIPNMKKKKKKKR; encoded by the coding sequence ATGAAGGAAAAATTATTAGCATTTATGCGCGATGAAGCGTATAAACCGCTTACGGTTCAAGAATTAGAAGAAGCGTTTCATATTACAGACGCCGCGGAGTTTAAAGAGCTTGTTAAAACACTTGTGGCGTTAGAAGAAGAAGGGTTGATCGTTCGAACAAGAAGCAATCGCTACGGGCTACCTGAAAAAATGAACTTAATTCGTGGGAAAGTGACAGGTCATGCGAAAGGATTTGCGTTTGTCGTTCCAGAAGATCCAACGCTTGACGATATTTTTATTCCACCATCAGAGCTGAAAAATGCGATGCACGGTGATACCGTTCTCGTGCGTGTAAACGGACAAGCAACGGGGGCGCGTCAAGAAGGAACGATTGTCCGCATTATTGAGCGTGGCATTACAGAAGTTGTCGGCACGTATACAGAAAGTAAAAACTTCGGCTTTGTCATTCCAGACGATAAAAAGATTGTGAACGATATTTTTATTCCGAAACATGCCGCAAACGGCGCAGTGGAGGGGCATAAAGTTGTCGTCCGCCTCACGACGTATCCGGAAGGACGCATAAGCGCAGAAGGAGAAGTTATTAAAATTTTAGGACATAAAAACGATCCTGGGGTCGATATTTTATCCATTATTCATAAACATGGATTGCCGCTTCAATTCCCTGAAGACGTCCTTGAACATGCGAACAGCATTCCTGATACGATTTCTGAAGAGGAGATAAAAGATCGCCGTGACTTGCGCAATGAGATGATTGTCACGATCGACGGGGAAGATGCAAAAGACTTAGACGATGCCGTGACGGTGACGAAATTAGAAAACGGAAACTACAAACTCGGCGTTCATATTGCGGATGTAAGCCATTACGTCACCGAAGGATCACCGATTGACCGTGAAGCATACGAGCGTGGAACGAGCGTTTATTTAGTAGATCGCGTCATTCCGATGATTCCGCATCGACTGTCAAACGGTATTTGTTCATTAAATCCGAAAGTCGATCGGTTAACGTTATCGTGCGAGATGGAAATTAACGATCGTGGCGAAGTCGTTCAACATGAAATTTTCCAAAGTGTCATTCGCACGACAGAGAGAATGACGTATTCCGATGTGAACCGCATTCTCGTTGATAAAGACGAGGCGCTTCGAGAAAAGTATGCTCCGCTTGTGCCGATGTTTGAGTTAATGGCAGAGTTAGCCGATATTTTACGAAACAAGCGCATGAAACGCGGTGCCATTGATTTTGACTTTAAAGAAGCGAAAGTGCTCGTCGATGAAAACGGCAAGCCGTATGACGTCGTGTTGCGTGAGCGTTCTGTTGCGGAGCGATTAATCGAGGAATTTATGCTTGCGGCAAATGAAACGATTGCTGAACATTTTCATTGGATGAACGTGCCGTTTATTTACCGTGTACATGAAGATCCGAAGCCTGAAAAATTGCAGCGCTTTTTAGAGTTTATTACGAATTTCGGCTATATTGTCAAAGGAACAGGAAACCAAATTCATCCTCGTGCCTTACAAGAAGTGTTAGAAGCGGTGCGTGGCGAGCCGGAAGAAATGGTCGTGTCGACCGTTATGCTTCGCTCGATGAAGCAAGCGCGCTATGACGCCGAAAGCCTCGGGCACTACGGACTATCAACGGAATTTTATACGCATTTTACGTCGCCGATTCGTCGCTACCCAGACTTAATCGTCCATCGTCTTATTCGCACATATTTAATTCATGGGCAAATCGACGAGCAAACGCAGCAAAAATGGGCGGAGAAGCTTCCGGAAATTGCGGAACATACGTCGAATATGGAGCGCCGTGCCGTCGAAGCAGAGCGTGAGACAGATGACTTGAAGAAAACCGAGTTTATGGAAGATAAAATCGGCATGGAGTTTGACGGCATTATTAGTTCCGTCACGAATTTTGGTTTGTTTGTCGAACTGCCGAATACAGTCGAAGGACTTGTGCACGTCAGCTATTTAACAGATGATTATTATCATTACGACGAGCAACATTATGCGATGATTGGTGAGCGAACGGGGAAAGTATATCGCATTGGCGATCAAATTACGGTGCGCGTCATTCATGTGAATAAAGAGGAGCGCATCGTCGACTTTGAAATTGTCGGCATGAAAGGTCGGAAAAACAAACAACCAAAAGCATCTCCTGTTGTCATTGAAGGAAAACGGAGAAAGAAAAAAGAAGAAGAGCCATGGCCAACGAAAAAAACGAAGAAAAAGAAAAAGTTTTATGAAGATATACCAAACATGAAAAAGAAGAAAAAGAAAAAACGATAA
- a CDS encoding ABC transporter substrate-binding protein, producing MRKLFSYVLSLCLLVGLFAFNGGTAEAATGLTIKDLAGRTVTFDRTPKRVVVLSPGDLHTLQALGVQVVGRPTSATPVDASLQSVPQVGNIHQPNFEKIVSLQPDVVIAGTSFLGHIQKAQSLGLKVVITSGSSVNDIKSSITLLGKLFNKAQKAKVLVGKIDSKVKKYSKTKTKVRAVILFGSGASSLVALPTSFSGDVLAKAGGENIAASFSQLKDYPGYANLSTERIIASNPDVIFIITHANHAETKKAMIKLMSTSSWRNLKAVKNKNVIFLPSELFAASPGVKITNALDHMNKELLKVRAKMKK from the coding sequence ATGAGGAAATTATTTTCTTATGTCCTATCTTTATGTTTGCTTGTCGGGTTGTTTGCTTTCAACGGTGGGACGGCTGAAGCCGCGACCGGGCTAACCATTAAAGATTTAGCCGGGCGAACAGTGACGTTTGATCGTACACCAAAACGTGTTGTTGTACTAAGTCCGGGGGACTTACATACGCTTCAAGCGCTCGGTGTACAAGTCGTAGGGCGACCGACTTCTGCTACACCTGTGGATGCAAGTTTACAATCTGTTCCGCAAGTAGGAAACATTCATCAACCAAACTTCGAAAAAATCGTTAGTTTACAGCCGGATGTAGTGATTGCAGGGACATCTTTTTTAGGGCATATTCAAAAAGCGCAATCATTGGGATTGAAAGTCGTTATCACTTCTGGGAGTTCTGTGAATGATATTAAATCGTCCATAACATTACTAGGAAAATTGTTTAACAAAGCACAGAAAGCGAAAGTGTTAGTTGGAAAGATTGATAGCAAAGTAAAAAAATATAGTAAAACGAAAACGAAAGTACGTGCGGTTATTTTATTCGGTTCAGGGGCTAGTTCGCTTGTCGCCTTACCGACATCATTTTCCGGTGATGTATTAGCGAAAGCTGGTGGAGAAAATATTGCAGCAAGCTTTTCGCAACTGAAAGACTATCCCGGATACGCTAATTTAAGTACGGAACGCATTATCGCGAGCAATCCAGATGTGATTTTCATCATTACACATGCGAACCATGCTGAAACAAAAAAAGCAATGATTAAGTTAATGTCAACAAGTTCATGGCGTAACTTGAAAGCGGTGAAAAATAAAAACGTCATCTTTTTACCAAGTGAACTGTTTGCTGCGAGCCCTGGAGTGAAAATCACAAACGCATTAGATCATATGAATAAAGAGTTATTAAAAGTGCGAGCGAAAATGAAAAAGTAA
- the eno gene encoding phosphopyruvate hydratase, which translates to MPTIIDIYAREVLDSRGNPTVEVEVYTESGAFGRALVPSGASTGEYEAVELRDGDKGRYLGKGVLQAVKNVNEVIAPALIGSYDVTEQVAIDRALIALDGTENKGKLGANAILGVSMAVARAAADYLGIPLYQYLGGFNAKTLPVPMMNILNGGAHADNNVDIQEFMIMPVGAPNFREALRMGAEIFHSLKSVLKAKGYNTAVGDEGGFAPNLKSNEEALETIIEAIEKAGYKPGTEVMLAMDVASSELYNKETGKYHLEGEGVVKTSEEMVAWYEELVNKYPIISIEDGLDENDWAGHKLLTERLGKKVQLVGDDLFVTNTKKLAQGIEQGVGNSILIKVNQIGTLTETFEAIEMAKRAGYTAVISHRSGETEDSTIADIAVATNAGQIKTGAPSRTDRVAKYNQLLRIEDQLGETAVYDGVKTFYNLKK; encoded by the coding sequence ATGCCAACAATTATTGACATTTATGCTCGTGAAGTATTAGACTCTCGCGGCAATCCGACAGTAGAGGTAGAAGTATACACAGAATCTGGTGCATTTGGACGTGCCCTCGTTCCAAGCGGAGCATCAACAGGGGAATACGAAGCTGTTGAATTGCGCGATGGCGACAAAGGTCGTTACCTCGGTAAAGGTGTATTACAAGCGGTGAAAAACGTAAACGAAGTGATCGCGCCAGCGTTAATCGGTAGCTACGATGTAACAGAGCAAGTAGCGATTGACCGCGCATTAATTGCTTTAGATGGTACAGAAAATAAAGGAAAATTAGGTGCGAACGCCATCCTTGGCGTATCGATGGCTGTTGCGCGCGCAGCTGCTGATTACTTAGGTATTCCTTTATATCAATATTTAGGCGGCTTTAACGCAAAAACGTTGCCAGTGCCAATGATGAACATTTTAAATGGCGGTGCGCATGCAGATAACAACGTTGACATTCAAGAATTTATGATTATGCCAGTTGGCGCACCAAACTTCCGTGAAGCGCTTCGTATGGGTGCGGAAATTTTCCATAGCTTAAAATCGGTATTAAAAGCAAAAGGTTACAATACAGCGGTTGGTGATGAAGGTGGATTCGCACCAAACTTAAAATCAAACGAAGAAGCGCTTGAAACAATTATTGAAGCGATCGAAAAAGCAGGATACAAACCAGGCACAGAAGTCATGCTTGCGATGGACGTTGCTTCTTCTGAACTTTACAACAAAGAAACAGGCAAATACCATTTAGAAGGCGAAGGCGTTGTAAAAACGTCTGAAGAAATGGTTGCTTGGTATGAAGAGCTTGTTAACAAATATCCGATCATCTCGATCGAAGACGGCTTAGATGAAAACGACTGGGCTGGTCATAAGTTATTAACAGAGCGCCTTGGCAAAAAAGTACAACTTGTTGGTGACGACTTATTCGTAACAAATACGAAAAAATTAGCGCAAGGTATTGAACAAGGTGTAGGGAACTCGATCTTAATTAAAGTGAACCAAATCGGTACGTTAACAGAAACGTTTGAAGCGATTGAAATGGCAAAACGCGCAGGCTATACAGCGGTTATTTCTCACCGTTCTGGTGAAACAGAAGATAGCACCATCGCTGACATCGCGGTCGCAACAAACGCGGGTCAAATTAAAACAGGTGCCCCTTCACGCACAGACCGCGTGGCGAAATACAACCAATTGCTTCGCATTGAAGACCAATTAGGCGAAACAGCGGTATACGATGGAGTAAAAACGTTCTACAACTTGAAGAAGTAA
- the smpB gene encoding SsrA-binding protein SmpB, giving the protein MPKGEGKLIAQNKKAHHDYFIEETYEAGLVLQGTEIKSIRAGKVNLKDSFAKVEKGEVFLHNMHISPYEQGNRYNHDPLRTRKLLLHRREINKLIGYTKEQGYTLVPLKLYIKDGFAKLLLGVGKGKKKYDKREDMKKKEAQREVERAFRERQK; this is encoded by the coding sequence ATGCCAAAAGGGGAAGGAAAGCTCATTGCTCAAAATAAAAAAGCGCATCACGATTATTTTATCGAAGAAACGTACGAAGCAGGACTTGTGTTGCAAGGAACGGAAATTAAATCGATTCGCGCTGGAAAAGTGAATTTAAAAGATTCATTCGCAAAAGTGGAAAAAGGCGAAGTGTTTTTGCATAATATGCATATTAGTCCGTACGAACAAGGCAATCGCTACAATCACGATCCGTTGCGGACGCGCAAATTATTGCTTCACCGTCGCGAAATTAATAAGCTTATCGGTTATACGAAAGAGCAAGGCTATACGCTTGTGCCGTTAAAACTATACATTAAAGATGGCTTTGCGAAATTGTTGTTAGGGGTCGGAAAAGGAAAGAAAAAATACGACAAACGGGAAGATATGAAAAAGAAAGAAGCGCAACGCGAAGTAGAACGTGCATTTCGTGAACGTCAGAAATAA
- a CDS encoding alpha/beta hydrolase produces MEKGGIVVKLVAPQPFTFEAGERAVLLLHGFTGNSADVRMLGRFLQAKGYTCHAPIYKGHGVPPEELVHTGPEDWWQDVMNAYEYLKQTHEKIAVVGLSLGGVFSLKLGYTVPVVGIVPMCAPMYIKSEQTMYEGVLAYAREYKKREGKSEEQIEQEMTEFAKTPMKTLKALQQLIADVRDHLDYIYAPVFVVQARHDDMINPDSANIIYNGVESPVKQIKWYEESGHVITLDKEKEQLHEDIYTFLESLDW; encoded by the coding sequence ATGGAGAAGGGAGGAATTGTTGTGAAGCTAGTTGCACCACAACCGTTTACGTTTGAAGCAGGTGAACGGGCAGTATTGTTATTGCACGGATTTACAGGAAACTCTGCCGACGTGCGCATGCTCGGTCGTTTTTTACAAGCGAAAGGATATACGTGTCATGCCCCAATTTACAAAGGACATGGTGTGCCGCCAGAAGAGCTCGTTCATACCGGTCCAGAAGATTGGTGGCAAGATGTGATGAACGCTTATGAATATTTAAAACAAACCCATGAAAAAATCGCTGTCGTTGGATTGTCACTTGGCGGTGTGTTTTCGTTAAAACTTGGCTATACTGTTCCTGTCGTGGGCATCGTGCCGATGTGCGCCCCGATGTATATTAAAAGCGAGCAGACGATGTATGAAGGAGTTTTAGCGTACGCCCGCGAATATAAAAAGCGGGAAGGAAAAAGCGAGGAGCAAATCGAGCAAGAAATGACCGAGTTTGCGAAAACGCCGATGAAAACGCTGAAAGCACTACAACAACTGATCGCCGATGTGCGCGATCATCTTGATTATATTTATGCCCCTGTTTTTGTCGTGCAAGCGCGTCATGATGACATGATTAACCCAGATAGTGCAAATATTATTTATAACGGCGTCGAATCTCCCGTAAAACAAATCAAATGGTATGAGGAGTCAGGACACGTCATTACGCTTGATAAAGAAAAAGAACAGCTTCACGAAGACATTTATACATTTTTAGAATCATTAGATTGGTAA
- the tpiA gene encoding triose-phosphate isomerase has product MRKPIIAGNWKMHKTLQEALQFIEEVKHAVPSKEQVDTVVCAPALFLAHLVEAAKGTNVKIGAQNMHFEDQGAFTGEISPVALKHIGVEYVIIGHSERREMFAETDETVNKKVLAAFKHGLVPIVCCGETLEERESNRTNEVVGAQVEKALAGLTEEQVKQVVIAYEPIWAIGTGKSSTAEDANNVCGYIRQVIANAFSQQAADAVRIQYGGSVKPENIGAFLAEEHIDGALVGGASLQPQSFLQLVEAGK; this is encoded by the coding sequence ATGCGAAAGCCGATTATTGCAGGAAACTGGAAAATGCATAAAACGCTACAAGAAGCGCTTCAATTTATTGAAGAAGTGAAGCATGCCGTTCCTTCAAAAGAACAAGTCGATACGGTTGTATGTGCTCCAGCGCTCTTTTTAGCGCATTTAGTAGAAGCGGCAAAAGGAACGAATGTAAAAATTGGTGCGCAAAATATGCATTTTGAAGATCAAGGCGCATTTACAGGGGAGATTAGCCCTGTTGCATTAAAACATATCGGTGTAGAGTATGTCATCATCGGTCATTCAGAGCGCCGTGAAATGTTTGCAGAAACAGATGAAACAGTAAATAAAAAAGTGCTTGCGGCATTTAAACATGGACTTGTACCAATCGTTTGTTGCGGTGAGACGTTAGAAGAACGGGAAAGCAATCGTACAAACGAAGTGGTCGGCGCACAAGTTGAAAAAGCGCTTGCCGGTTTAACAGAAGAGCAAGTGAAACAAGTCGTTATTGCTTATGAACCAATTTGGGCGATTGGAACAGGAAAATCGTCTACAGCGGAAGATGCAAACAACGTATGCGGCTATATTCGTCAAGTGATTGCCAATGCATTTTCACAACAAGCTGCTGATGCGGTGCGCATTCAATACGGTGGTAGCGTGAAACCGGAAAATATCGGTGCATTTTTAGCAGAAGAGCATATTGACGGTGCACTCGTTGGCGGTGCAAGCTTACAACCACAATCGTTTTTACAACTCGTGGAGGCAGGAAAATGA
- a CDS encoding phosphoglycerate kinase, with protein MNKKTVRDIDVKGKRVFCRVDFNVPMQNGVVTDDTRIRAALPTIQYLMEQGAKVILASHLGRPKGKVVEEMRLNAVAERLSELLGKRVVKTDEAYGDAVKAAIAQMNEGDVLLLENVRFYPGEEKNDPELAKAFAELADVYVNDAFGAAHRAHASTEGIAHHLPAVAGFLMEKEIEVLGKALSNPDRPFTAIIGGAKVKDKIGVIENLLDKVDNLIIGGGLAYTFVKALGHEIGKSLLEEDKIELAKSFMEKAKEKGVNFYMPVDAVVADDFSNDANKKVVNIDEIPSDWEGLDIGPKTSELYRDVILKSKLVIWNGPMGVFEMDAFAEGTKAVAQALADAEGTYTVIGGGDSAAAVEKFGLADKMDHISTGGGASLEFMEGKQLPGVVALNDK; from the coding sequence ATGAACAAAAAAACAGTTCGTGACATTGATGTGAAAGGGAAACGTGTCTTTTGTCGCGTCGACTTTAACGTGCCAATGCAAAACGGTGTCGTTACTGACGATACGCGTATTCGCGCCGCGCTTCCAACCATTCAATATTTGATGGAGCAAGGAGCGAAAGTCATTTTAGCAAGCCATCTCGGCCGTCCGAAAGGGAAAGTTGTTGAAGAAATGCGTTTAAATGCTGTGGCAGAACGTTTGAGCGAACTGCTTGGTAAGCGCGTCGTAAAAACGGATGAAGCGTATGGCGATGCGGTGAAAGCTGCGATTGCACAAATGAATGAAGGCGATGTATTATTGCTTGAAAACGTTCGTTTCTATCCTGGTGAAGAGAAAAACGATCCAGAGTTAGCGAAAGCATTTGCAGAACTCGCTGACGTATACGTTAACGATGCGTTTGGTGCCGCTCACCGTGCACATGCATCAACGGAAGGGATCGCTCACCACTTACCTGCTGTGGCTGGCTTCTTAATGGAAAAAGAAATCGAAGTATTAGGAAAAGCATTGTCAAATCCAGACCGTCCGTTCACCGCAATTATCGGTGGTGCGAAAGTAAAAGATAAAATCGGCGTAATCGAAAACTTATTAGACAAAGTTGACAATTTAATTATTGGTGGCGGGTTAGCTTACACATTTGTCAAAGCGCTTGGCCACGAAATCGGAAAATCATTATTAGAGGAAGATAAAATCGAACTTGCAAAATCTTTTATGGAAAAGGCGAAAGAAAAAGGCGTGAACTTCTATATGCCTGTTGACGCAGTCGTTGCGGACGATTTTTCAAATGATGCAAACAAAAAAGTAGTGAACATCGATGAAATTCCAAGCGACTGGGAAGGACTTGATATCGGTCCGAAAACAAGTGAATTGTACCGCGACGTCATTTTAAAATCAAAACTTGTCATTTGGAACGGTCCGATGGGCGTATTCGAAATGGATGCGTTTGCGGAAGGGACAAAAGCAGTTGCTCAAGCGCTTGCTGATGCAGAAGGTACATATACGGTCATCGGTGGCGGCGATTCAGCAGCGGCAGTTGAGAAATTTGGACTTGCAGACAAAATGGATCACATTTCAACAGGTGGCGGTGCGTCGCTTGAATTTATGGAAGGAAAACAACTTCCAGGTGTCGTCGCGTTGAACGATAAGTAA
- a CDS encoding FecCD family ABC transporter permease, translating to METSLSEIQKRKHPYAQRRIWTFVFLLISIVFVCLYSIITGSVKLQLHEVWEGLTGEKDSMFYTIVWDLRLPRTIVGLIVGMCLSISGTIMQGVMKNPLADPGIIGVSSGAALMAVIITIVLPQYIILLPFAAFIGGFVTAMLIYALAWQGGSSIARIILVGVAINAIIGATMSAIMLLYSDRVQAVLPWMAGVISGATMEQAKLLALYSIPGLILSLLAIRHIRILHLGDEMAKLLGHHVERSRFFLIVISTFLTGIAVSVSGLIGFIGLVVPHMIRLIVGSDDRFVLPLSALGGGAFLVFADTIARSWFDPIELPVGLLLSFLGGPFFLYILHKRGNVRAFG from the coding sequence ATGGAAACATCTCTTAGTGAAATACAGAAAAGAAAGCATCCTTATGCGCAAAGAAGAATATGGACGTTCGTTTTTCTTCTCATCTCCATTGTATTCGTATGTTTATATTCGATCATCACAGGAAGTGTGAAGTTGCAATTGCATGAAGTTTGGGAAGGGCTTACGGGAGAAAAAGATTCGATGTTTTATACGATCGTATGGGACTTACGGTTGCCTAGAACGATCGTTGGCTTAATTGTAGGCATGTGTTTATCTATTTCTGGAACGATTATGCAAGGGGTAATGAAAAATCCGCTTGCTGACCCTGGCATTATCGGTGTATCGTCAGGGGCGGCATTAATGGCGGTCATTATTACAATTGTACTGCCGCAATATATCATTTTGTTGCCGTTTGCAGCGTTTATCGGAGGATTTGTCACAGCGATGCTTATTTACGCTTTAGCATGGCAAGGTGGTTCATCCATTGCAAGAATTATTTTAGTCGGTGTTGCCATTAACGCCATTATTGGTGCGACGATGAGTGCGATTATGTTGTTGTATAGCGATCGCGTGCAAGCGGTTCTTCCTTGGATGGCAGGCGTCATTTCAGGGGCGACGATGGAGCAGGCAAAGTTGTTAGCGCTTTATAGCATCCCAGGATTGATTTTGTCGCTTCTTGCTATTCGGCACATTCGCATTCTCCATTTGGGAGATGAAATGGCGAAACTGTTAGGACATCATGTCGAACGTTCCCGTTTCTTTTTAATTGTCATTAGTACGTTTCTAACAGGTATTGCGGTCAGTGTTTCTGGATTAATTGGTTTCATAGGTCTTGTCGTTCCACACATGATTCGACTTATTGTTGGAAGCGATGATCGTTTTGTATTGCCGTTATCAGCATTAGGGGGCGGGGCGTTTCTTGTGTTTGCTGATACGATTGCGCGCAGTTGGTTTGATCCAATTGAATTGCCGGTTGGGTTATTGCTTTCATTTTTAGGTGGACCGTTTTTCTTATATATTCTCCATAAAAGGGGGAATGTGCGTGCTTTCGGCTAA